Within Bicyclus anynana chromosome 24, ilBicAnyn1.1, whole genome shotgun sequence, the genomic segment ttaaaataaaaatactgagaaaaatacaatacacacatacaaaaaacAAGGGAACCCGTGAAGATGACTtagaaaacagacaaaaaagGCGCGAACACAATCTTAaacaatacttaaataaaattaattaaagccagGTACGCTTGGAAAACCATAAATAAACTATCGTCTAtcctaatatttaatataataataatctttgataacgaaataaaatatactataaaaaaTCATAGTTACAACAAACACCTATAAGGTTTACGAGAATCAATTCAGTCAACAATAAATACAACCGCACACACATTTATACACAATACATAAATAGTCGTAGTGAAATCGTATCGCAAAGGGGTCGGCAAACTAGGTTAGGAAAGCTAATGCTTTTGCGCGGCATACGCTAAGCTCTGCGCGTCGACCGATCTACCCCAACCGCCTCCGTGTCCGCTTCCGCCACTGCTGTATCCCCCAGAATCGCCTCCGTACCCGCTCGCACCCGCGTAGTCATGGCTCGACGTGTGACTCGACGAATGGTGAGGATGGGCCACAACTTCATACGTCACATGCTTCTGTTGCGACAGCAGTTTCTTCAAACCAATTATCGCTGACAGCACCAGAGCCAACTTTCCGATCAGCAACGCTTTCCCGGCGATTAGAGCTATCGCACCAATCGCGAGCGGCATCAACGCCATCATTTTCAACATCACTATACCTAACAATGGTCCGAGGATCTTTGCAGCTTTCTTCTTCTTGCCCCTACCTTCGTCTGATAAGTCATTGTCCTCTGTAAACGATGTCACAGTATCTTCCAACGCGCGACCAACACTGGTGACTGTATCGATGACATCAGAGCCTTT encodes:
- the LOC112055081 gene encoding uncharacterized protein LOC112055081, coding for MWRSIAILALAAACLALPAQDTNHSENDIEGFSDCLKKDSTSCLKYKFFSYVDKMMGQKDTFSLTEGVTVVRASDVPPETGAPRSLDPVDKVKNYFNTHSIRIEVKGSDVIDTVTSVGRALEDTVTSFTEDNDLSDEGRGKKKKAAKILGPLLGIVMLKMMALMPLAIGAIALIAGKALLIGKLALVLSAIIGLKKLLSQQKHVTYEVVAHPHHSSSHTSSHDYAGASGYGGDSGGYSSGGSGHGGGWGRSVDAQSLAYAAQKH